CCTCGATGCCGGCGTTCGGCCGCGCCGAGACGCGGCCGGGGGTCACCGGTGAGAATCGCCGTCCTCGGCTGTGGCTACGTCGGCCTCGAACTCTGTCGTCAGTTGGCGGGCCACGACGTCGCGGGCGTCCGACGGTCCGACGACGGGCTGGCCGCGGTCGAGGCGACCGGGGCGACCGCCGTGCGGGCGGACGTGACCGACGCCGAGTCGCTCGCGTCGGTCCCCGACGCCGACGCCGTCGTCTTCGCGGCCAGTTCCGGCGGCCGCGACGCCGACGCCGCCCGGCGGGTGTTCGTGGACGGGTTGCGGACCGTCGTCGAGCACTTCGCCGCGCGCGAGGACCCGCCGGGGCGCCTGGTGTACACCTCCAGCACGGGCGTCTACGGCGACCACGGCGGCGACCGGGTCGACGAGGAGACGCCGATCGACCCGACGACCGAGAAGACGCGCGTGCTGGCGGCGGCCGAGCGGGTCGCCCGCGAGGAGGCCGCAGAGCGGGGGATCGAGGGGACGGTCGTCCGCTTCGCGGGGCTGTACGGCCCCGAGCGCTACCGCCTCCGTCGGTACCTCGAGGGACCGGTCACCGAGGGCTACCTGAACATGATCCACCGCGACGACGCGGCGGGCGTCCTCCGGTTCGTACTGGAGGAGCGCCCGCCGGACGACCTGCTGCTCGCCGCGGACGACGAACCCGCCCCGAAGTGGGAGTTCGCGGACTGGCTGGCCGGCGAGTGCGGCGTCGAGCGCCCGCCGAAGCGGACGAAGGAGGAGCGCCTGGCGGCCGACGACCTCTCTGCGGCGGCGCGGCGGCGGGTCCTCACGAGCAAGCGCTGCTCGAACGACCGCCTGCGCGAACTGGGCTACGAGTTCGCCTACCCGACCTACCGGGAGGGGTACCGCGCCGCGATCGAGGCGTACCTGGCAGGCGAGCTCCTCGACTGAGTGGCCTCCCACCTAAGGCGCTCGGACGGGAAGGGGAGGTATGGCTACGAAGAACGGCACGTGGGCGTATCGGGACGCGTTCGATGGGTTCGCCCGCACCTACTTCCGCCGGTTCGGCGAGGGCGTGGTGTCGAGCGTCGGTCTCGGCACCTACCTCGGCGACCCGACGGACGCCGTGGACGAGTCGTACCACGAGACGATCGTGCGCGCGCTCGAGAGCGGCATCAACGTCGTCGACACGGCGATCAACTACCGCGCCCAGCGCTCCGAGCGGGTGGTGGGCCGCGCGCTGGCCGACGCCGACGTGGACCGCGAGGCCGTCCTGCTCGCGACGAAGGGCGGGTTCGTCCCCTTCGACCACGGCCGCCCCGCCGACCCCGCCGCGTACGTCCGCGAGCAGTACGTCGACAGGGGGATCGTCGACCCCGACGACCTCGTCCGGGGCATCCACTGCATCGCGCCTGGCTTTCTCGACGATCAGCTCGACCGCTCGCTCTCCAACCTCGACGTCGACGCGATCGACCTCTACTACGTGCACAACCCGGAGACGCAACTGGAGGAGAACTCGCGAGAGGCGGTCTACGATCGGCTCGAGGAGGCGTTCACCCTGCTCGAACGGCGCGCGGCCGCGGGCGACATCCGCCACTACGGCGTCGCCACCTGGC
The Halomarina pelagica DNA segment above includes these coding regions:
- a CDS encoding aldo/keto reductase, which codes for MATKNGTWAYRDAFDGFARTYFRRFGEGVVSSVGLGTYLGDPTDAVDESYHETIVRALESGINVVDTAINYRAQRSERVVGRALADADVDREAVLLATKGGFVPFDHGRPADPAAYVREQYVDRGIVDPDDLVRGIHCIAPGFLDDQLDRSLSNLDVDAIDLYYVHNPETQLEENSREAVYDRLEEAFTLLERRAAAGDIRHYGVATWQCFRVPPDHDAYLSLPEVVNRARAASDAAGTAATHLRAIQLPFNVHMADAFTVEAHESVEGRQSALRFAHESGLGVFTSASLGQGELTREGAIPDAVDAKLAGETPAQRAINFARSAPGVTCSLVGTSGPDHLEENLAAGTFEPMGARAFDRTFE
- a CDS encoding SDR family oxidoreductase encodes the protein MRIAVLGCGYVGLELCRQLAGHDVAGVRRSDDGLAAVEATGATAVRADVTDAESLASVPDADAVVFAASSGGRDADAARRVFVDGLRTVVEHFAAREDPPGRLVYTSSTGVYGDHGGDRVDEETPIDPTTEKTRVLAAAERVAREEAAERGIEGTVVRFAGLYGPERYRLRRYLEGPVTEGYLNMIHRDDAAGVLRFVLEERPPDDLLLAADDEPAPKWEFADWLAGECGVERPPKRTKEERLAADDLSAAARRRVLTSKRCSNDRLRELGYEFAYPTYREGYRAAIEAYLAGELLD